The genomic window CTGGGAATGGGCGAGGTCAAGGCGCTTGTCTTCGTAGCGGCGATGCTAGTGGGCATGGGCGCCTTCGAACTGCTCGAGCGGCGCAAGCAGCCTGCCGGCGTTCGACCCGCCTGAGTCAGAGCGATGTCCGCCGTCCTGGCTTGGCTGAGTACTCTGGTGACCATCGCAGTGTTGGTGGCGTACGAGACGGTGCTCATGGTCGCGCAGCGACGCCGCCCCGAGCGCATGGCACGCAGCGCGCATGCGGCGCTGCGGGAAGACTGGTTCATTGCCGTGTCGCAGAACCCTGGCTCGGAGATCCTCGCGGTGCAGACGCTGCGAAACATCGCTGATGTCGGCGACCATGACGGCATCGACAGCGATGCTTGGATTGATCGGCACTGTCACTCTTGCTGCACCCTCACTGCATGCGGGCTTGGATGAAGCGGCGATGCTGCCGAGCCTGACTCCGAAGCTGGTGCTCGAGCTCCTGTTGCTACCTTGAGCCGATGAACTGCACACCCCTTTGACAACGTCGGTCCCCTCGGCTTGCCTGCCTGCATGCATGCAAGTTCTGAGAAGATTGCCTATGGCTTATCAATTGCATTACTGGCCGACCATTCAGGGCCGCGGTGAGTTCGTGCGACTGGCGCTCGAAGCTGCCGGCGCCGAGTACGTCGACGTCGCGCGTCAATCGCCTGCGAAGGGCGTCGGCGAAGCGGCGCTGAGGCACAGCCTGCAAGATCCGAAGAATCCGCGCGCATCGTTCGCGCCGCCGTTCCTTGTCGATGGCGAAGTTGTGGTCGGGCAAACGGCCGCCGTCCTTCTATACCTCGGGTCGCGGCTCGGTCTCGCGGGCGCGGGCGAGGTCGATGGCCTGTGGACGCACCAGTTGCAATTGACCATCGCCGACGCGGTGGCCGAGGCGCACGACACGCACCATCCGATCTCGGTCGATGCCTACTACGACGACCAGCGTGCTGCCGCCTTGGAGCGCGCCAAGGCTTTTCGGGAAGAGCGCATGCCGAAGTTCCTGGGATGGTTCGAGCAGATCTTGCAGCGCAATCCGGCTGGCGATCTGCATCTGGTTGGCAGTGCGCTCACTTACGCGGACCTGTCGCTGTTCCAATTGGTCGCCGGTCTGCGCTATGCGTTTCCTAAGGCCACTGCACGCGTGCTGGCCGACACGCCTCTCGTTGCCAAGCTTCACGGCAATGTGAGTCG from Variovorax sp. PAMC28562 includes these protein-coding regions:
- a CDS encoding DUF599 family protein, translated to MSAVLAWLSTLVTIAVLVAYETVLMVAQRRRPERMARSAHAALREDWFIAVSQNPGSEILAVQTLRNIADVGDHDGIDSDAWIDRHCHSCCTLTACGLG
- a CDS encoding glutathione S-transferase; the protein is MAYQLHYWPTIQGRGEFVRLALEAAGAEYVDVARQSPAKGVGEAALRHSLQDPKNPRASFAPPFLVDGEVVVGQTAAVLLYLGSRLGLAGAGEVDGLWTHQLQLTIADAVAEAHDTHHPISVDAYYDDQRAAALERAKAFREERMPKFLGWFEQILQRNPAGDLHLVGSALTYADLSLFQLVAGLRYAFPKATARVLADTPLVAKLHGNVSRRERVHAYLQSPRRIAFNEEGIFRHYPELDG